The following proteins are encoded in a genomic region of Mesotoga sp. UBA6090:
- a CDS encoding ABC transporter permease, with amino-acid sequence MEFGYVVRRLLSAIPTVLLVTFMVFIAIHIVPGDVVDIMLGTQNYLTESQIEQLYTEYGLDKPLVVQYGIWVKNLLSLNLGTSLRTGRAVTELIRERFPVTLELSVFSLGFALLFGVPMGIISAIKRNRFIDNIVRIIGLIGLSSPSFWVGAIFIVLFSGTFQGFNLFGYVRPGVDLISNLQVMFLPSLTLGLMVAAQILRITRTSMLDVLNQDYVRTARAKGVSVRNVIFKHSLRNALIPVVTLSGIQLGYLLGGTIVIENMFALPGMGRLLLNVVNERDYPVVQGIVLFIGILIVLLNIVVDVIYTLIDPRVELR; translated from the coding sequence ATCCCTACTGTTCTGTTAGTTACATTCATGGTTTTCATTGCGATCCATATTGTTCCGGGCGATGTAGTGGACATAATGCTTGGAACTCAGAACTATCTTACTGAAAGCCAAATAGAGCAGCTCTACACGGAATATGGTCTAGATAAGCCTCTAGTCGTTCAGTATGGAATTTGGGTTAAGAACCTCCTTTCTCTTAATCTAGGAACTTCGCTCAGAACGGGGAGAGCCGTAACCGAATTAATAAGAGAAAGATTTCCGGTTACTCTTGAACTGTCTGTATTTTCTCTTGGATTCGCTCTATTGTTTGGCGTTCCAATGGGAATCATATCTGCGATTAAGAGAAATCGTTTCATCGATAATATCGTAAGGATAATTGGCCTTATTGGCCTTTCGTCCCCATCCTTTTGGGTGGGGGCGATTTTCATAGTTCTATTCTCCGGTACCTTTCAGGGGTTCAATCTCTTTGGGTATGTAAGACCGGGAGTGGATCTGATTTCCAATCTTCAGGTCATGTTTCTTCCTTCTCTAACTTTGGGTCTGATGGTTGCCGCCCAAATCTTAAGGATTACGAGAACCTCGATGCTAGACGTTTTGAATCAGGATTATGTTAGGACGGCAAGAGCAAAGGGAGTGAGTGTGAGAAATGTGATTTTCAAGCATTCATTGAGAAACGCTCTGATTCCTGTAGTAACACTTTCCGGCATTCAGCTTGGATATCTTCTTGGCGGAACTATTGTTATTGAGAATATGTTTGCGCTTCCAGGGATGGGAAGACTTCTTCTCAACGTAGTGAATGAAAGAGATTACCCGGTTGTTCAGGGGATCGTCCTTTTTATAGGTATCTTGATAGTTCTACTAAACATAGTGGTAGATGTAATATACACTTTAATCGATCCTCGTGTCGAACTTCGGTAG
- a CDS encoding glycerol-3-phosphate responsive antiterminator, whose amino-acid sequence MLQGIIAALWDRKERPDSVIPDTVFFLNGGLFEIRERIDQFKSAGKRVFVDIDFVSGLSGDEDSVLYLKKSGVDGIITAKLRIFKQAMNAGMSESLLRFFALDSRAVEKGIQQIVSNGVRNIEILPGIVSAKIAPKIRSYAPDITIVAAGLIDSVEEIELLKKHVDGVSTSSTSLWTYRW is encoded by the coding sequence ATGCTACAGGGAATAATCGCAGCTTTATGGGACAGAAAGGAAAGACCGGACTCAGTCATTCCGGACACAGTGTTTTTCCTGAACGGTGGTCTCTTCGAAATTCGGGAGAGAATTGATCAATTCAAGAGTGCGGGAAAGAGAGTTTTCGTTGATATCGATTTCGTCTCAGGTCTTTCCGGAGATGAAGATAGCGTTCTTTATCTAAAGAAGAGCGGAGTCGACGGTATCATCACCGCAAAGTTAAGGATCTTCAAACAGGCCATGAACGCTGGTATGTCTGAAAGTCTCCTGAGATTCTTTGCGTTGGATTCAAGAGCAGTTGAAAAGGGCATTCAGCAAATCGTCTCTAATGGCGTAAGAAACATCGAAATATTACCAGGAATTGTGTCAGCCAAGATCGCTCCAAAGATAAGATCCTATGCGCCGGACATAACAATTGTCGCAGCAGGATTGATAGATAGTGTCGAAGAAATCGAATTACTGAAGAAGCATGTGGATGGTGTTTCGACGAGTTCCACGTCTCTGTGGACTTACAGATGGTAA
- a CDS encoding ABC transporter permease: MLRILRRLIHNPIYTVSIAIVLVIIMVTLFPGLFAPYDPYKMNMDSFMSKPSWGYLFGGDQFGRDVFSRSMYGIQKSVIIASSAIALSAMIGTLLGLLSGYIGGWTDLIIMRIMDSFFAFPSLILALFIIALFGSSMTNLIFAIGLVYVPIFARTVRGATLSLKDSLYVKASKALGKKGISIMLTDILPNISSILIVTFTTNVSTALLTEASLGFLGLGVPPPEPTLGGMVGQGTSYLLSAPWIVLFPGLMIAIIVLSLNILGDGLRDVLDPRINR, from the coding sequence ATGCTTAGAATATTAAGAAGATTAATCCATAATCCAATATATACGGTGAGCATTGCGATTGTCCTTGTAATTATTATGGTCACTTTGTTTCCGGGTCTGTTTGCTCCGTACGATCCGTATAAGATGAATATGGACTCTTTCATGAGCAAGCCCTCCTGGGGTTATCTATTTGGTGGAGATCAGTTTGGAAGAGACGTGTTCTCAAGATCAATGTATGGAATTCAGAAAAGTGTGATAATTGCTTCCAGTGCAATTGCACTATCTGCTATGATAGGAACCTTGCTGGGACTCCTTTCCGGCTACATTGGCGGCTGGACTGATCTGATAATAATGAGGATCATGGACAGTTTCTTCGCCTTCCCTTCGTTGATATTGGCGCTCTTCATAATTGCGCTCTTTGGTTCGAGCATGACCAATCTCATATTCGCAATTGGCCTGGTCTACGTTCCGATTTTCGCAAGAACTGTCAGGGGAGCCACTTTGTCGTTGAAGGACAGTCTATATGTGAAGGCATCAAAAGCGTTGGGAAAAAAGGGCATTTCAATAATGTTGACGGATATCCTTCCAAACATCTCCTCTATACTCATCGTTACTTTTACCACAAACGTATCAACGGCCCTTCTAACGGAGGCATCACTCGGGTTCCTTGGTCTTGGAGTACCTCCACCAGAACCTACTTTGGGAGGCATGGTAGGACAAGGCACATCCTATTTGCTCAGCGCACCGTGGATCGTACTCTTTCCCGGATTGATGATAGCTATCATTGTTCTGAGCCTGAACATTCTTGGAGATGGTCTCAGAGATGTCCTGGATCCGAGAATTAACAGGTAA
- a CDS encoding NAD(P)/FAD-dependent oxidoreductase, translating to MQAVVVGGGVVGSLIARELSRYRMKVILVEKSEDIGQGISKANSAILHGGYDDPPGTLRAEFCAVGNSMFTKLSEELKFPVKRIGSIVVANNESDLPKLKELLENGVKNGVQDLKIVGKSELKNLEPHISDDFKFALFCGSAGITEPWMVAIASAMNVAANGGEVITNDEVVGGRIVQGKVVEVFLRSGRRLESDLVINAAGLFFEEVASRFGVYVPRVKLRKGEYILLDRKASSLVRRIVFPLPTAEGKGRLVVPTVDGGVLLGPTSVELPGFAPEDVSTTDEGLVSVRNSGEYLIPGIDNPGWYIKSFAGLRPETDRKDFYIKRAEELRNFITVGAIRSPGLTAAPAIAEYVVSKIVPEAEVNLVERDDFIPIIEERERIKEITFERVAQLIERNPEYGRIVCQCNEVSEAEIIQAIRDGARTIDGVKFRTRAGFGRCQGGFCSWNIAKIIARELNKELCDVRQNGEGSWIVDGKVRQ from the coding sequence ATGCAGGCGGTCGTTGTTGGAGGCGGAGTTGTCGGTTCGCTAATAGCCCGGGAGCTTAGCAGATACAGAATGAAAGTCATTCTGGTTGAAAAGTCGGAAGACATAGGGCAAGGGATTAGTAAGGCGAATTCTGCGATCCTGCATGGAGGATATGATGATCCGCCGGGCACCCTTAGGGCCGAATTTTGTGCTGTTGGAAATTCAATGTTTACGAAGCTTTCAGAGGAACTGAAGTTTCCTGTTAAGCGAATTGGATCTATCGTGGTTGCTAATAATGAAAGTGATTTGCCTAAGCTCAAGGAGCTTCTGGAGAACGGTGTAAAGAACGGTGTTCAAGATCTTAAAATCGTTGGAAAAAGTGAGCTAAAGAACCTTGAACCGCACATATCTGACGACTTCAAGTTTGCTCTCTTTTGTGGTAGTGCTGGTATTACTGAACCTTGGATGGTAGCTATTGCTTCGGCTATGAACGTTGCAGCGAATGGCGGGGAAGTCATTACAAATGATGAGGTTGTCGGAGGAAGAATTGTACAAGGAAAGGTTGTGGAGGTCTTCCTTCGTTCAGGAAGGAGACTTGAATCCGATCTAGTAATAAACGCGGCCGGTCTCTTCTTTGAAGAAGTTGCATCGAGATTCGGAGTATATGTACCGAGAGTTAAGTTGAGAAAAGGTGAGTACATACTTTTGGACAGGAAGGCAAGTTCGCTTGTTCGGAGGATAGTCTTTCCTCTCCCTACAGCCGAAGGGAAAGGAAGACTCGTTGTTCCAACGGTTGACGGAGGTGTTCTTCTTGGTCCCACTTCGGTCGAGTTGCCGGGATTTGCTCCTGAAGATGTAAGTACTACTGATGAGGGATTGGTCTCTGTCAGAAATTCCGGGGAGTATCTGATTCCCGGAATAGATAATCCGGGCTGGTATATCAAGTCCTTTGCCGGACTGAGACCGGAGACTGATCGAAAGGATTTCTATATAAAGAGAGCCGAAGAACTTCGGAATTTCATTACTGTGGGAGCCATAAGGTCTCCGGGCTTAACTGCGGCGCCCGCAATTGCCGAATACGTAGTCAGCAAAATCGTTCCCGAAGCTGAAGTGAATCTTGTTGAGAGAGACGATTTCATCCCAATCATCGAAGAAAGAGAGAGAATCAAGGAGATCACCTTCGAAAGAGTTGCGCAATTGATAGAAAGGAATCCCGAGTATGGAAGGATAGTCTGTCAGTGCAATGAGGTTTCGGAAGCAGAGATAATTCAGGCAATCAGGGACGGTGCCAGGACAATTGACGGAGTGAAATTTAGAACAAGAGCTGGGTTTGGTAGATGTCAAGGCGGTTTCTGTAGCTGGAACATCGCAAAGATTATTGCCAGAGAGTTGAATAAGGAGTTGTGTGATGTTCGACAGAACGGAGAAGGAAGCTGGATAGTTGACGGGAAGGTGAGACAGTGA